CAACAGTTTGGTAAAATCGCCTTGTCTAAAATATTGAATGGGCTTATATATTTTGTACTTGTCATTTTTATGGTGCAATCGGTTGAGGATGTGACCCTTGTACCGGTACTCTATACCGTTGGTGTGACCATTGCCGCGTTAACGCTTGGTACATTTGCTATCAAGGACAAGCCCTTTTCCCTTCCGTCAAGGGGAGTTCAAATCTATCCCGACTTGCTCAAATCGAGCTCTATTTTGGGATTAGGTAAGTTCTTTGCTCAAATTGTGCATTTACTTCCCCCTATTTTAATTGGAGGGATATTAACACTTCGTGATGCCGGTTTATATGGAGCTGCCTTTCGAGTAGTAATCATTGCCATGATGATAGACCGGGTTTTTGTGAACTTGCTATTGCCAAATCTTTCATCCCTTTGGAGCAGGAATCGGGCCGAAGCCAACATCAAGATAGATACTGTGTTTCGATTAGTAGCGGCAGGCGGGGCTCTCATAGCCCTGGTAACGGCGATTGGAGCTGAGCAAATCATTTCTATACTCTACGGTGATCAATACGCAGAGAGTGTGATTCTGCTCCAGATTCTTTCGGTGATGATTGCCGCTACGTTCGTAAACAGCCTATTCTCTTTTGGTTTGATAGCCACTAATAAAGACAAAGAATATTTTTTGGCCACTTGTTTTGGCGGAACCATTTCGGCTATCCTCATTTTCAGTTTTACCGCTCTTGGAAATTCAACAATGGTAGCTATTTCT
The nucleotide sequence above comes from Gracilimonas sp.. Encoded proteins:
- a CDS encoding oligosaccharide flippase family protein, whose amino-acid sequence is MAKLKEKAFWIAIGDIAGRGLSFLTSIYLARTLGSEFYGLITVALSILGYATWVSDMGLISIGTRETAKEPSKRIFRVLEIFRMKLFLGIVVLIASTVIVSMINTGEIEKQVILGYLYSIIPYMALMEWFYAGKQQFGKIALSKILNGLIYFVLVIFMVQSVEDVTLVPVLYTVGVTIAALTLGTFAIKDKPFSLPSRGVQIYPDLLKSSSILGLGKFFAQIVHLLPPILIGGILTLRDAGLYGAAFRVVIIAMMIDRVFVNLLLPNLSSLWSRNRAEANIKIDTVFRLVAAGGALIALVTAIGAEQIISILYGDQYAESVILLQILSVMIAATFVNSLFSFGLIATNKDKEYFLATCFGGTISAILIFSFTALGNSTMVAISVSAAEVIITLFTYFWFRKVVPLNYLKPLLVSYPAAVLLFCGFIFSPLMPLLNAAIAAVIFIIIIYQFDILKPDQFEWAKKKVLG